The following are encoded together in the Deltaproteobacteria bacterium genome:
- a CDS encoding transposase: MSRPLRIEYAEAFYHVTTRGNEKKNIYVNERDRRRFLFYLETAVQRYGAVIHVHCLTNNHYNLLLDTPLADLSGIMRYINGSHATYFNNRRQRIGHLLHGRKQCSPMLMHMQRNCPYAFI, from the coding sequence ATGTCGCGACCGTTAAGAATAGAATATGCAGAAGCATTCTACCATGTTACAACACGCGGAAATGAGAAGAAAAATATTTATGTAAATGAAAGGGATCGCAGAAGATTTTTATTCTATTTGGAAACCGCGGTACAGAGGTATGGCGCTGTCATACATGTGCATTGCCTGACGAACAACCATTACAATCTTTTACTTGATACGCCACTGGCAGACCTTTCCGGCATTATGCGGTATATAAATGGTTCACATGCGACGTATTTTAATAACAGGAGACAAAGGATAGGGCATCTTTTACATGGTCGAAAGCAATGCTCCCCGATGCTGATGCATATGCAAAGGAACTGTCCGTATGCATTCATTTAA
- a CDS encoding DUF1573 domain-containing protein — MKKNLYLLISFTVLLIIAGCKSNTNKVTIHAPSITFAQPTFNFGTIIQGTMVAHKFKFKNTGTSKLIINNVTPTCNCTAAITSSREIEPGKEGEISVHFDSVNYSGMVTKTIMVATNDQKTPVTMLTLTGDVTAKVVLDPSIIFFGSIKKGAITNKKINVQIISPGIKITSVTSSTSFIKVSYSSESITRGTINVDIVPDATLGPLNAFITVFSTSKSKPFYYVPVIGNIVGDIITNPGKLNFGIIKKGITQSHFTVSVSSQHGKAFKITGIEIKPNILKITSAKQNDEKYRLNVFLKPGLRAGMIKGNITLYTTLNTMRKVEIPFNGFVINK; from the coding sequence ATGAAAAAAAACTTATATTTACTAATATCCTTTACAGTATTACTAATTATTGCAGGGTGCAAATCTAATACGAATAAGGTAACTATCCATGCTCCAAGTATTACTTTTGCCCAACCTACATTTAACTTTGGGACCATTATTCAGGGAACAATGGTAGCACATAAATTTAAATTTAAGAATACCGGGACGTCAAAGCTCATTATTAATAATGTGACTCCGACCTGCAACTGTACTGCTGCTATTACATCATCAAGGGAGATTGAACCGGGTAAAGAAGGTGAAATTAGCGTACACTTTGATTCTGTAAATTATTCCGGGATGGTAACAAAAACGATTATGGTTGCAACAAATGATCAGAAAACACCTGTAACGATGCTTACCCTTACAGGTGATGTTACAGCAAAAGTAGTCTTAGACCCATCCATAATATTTTTTGGTTCTATAAAAAAGGGTGCAATCACAAATAAAAAAATCAATGTACAGATAATATCGCCTGGTATAAAAATAACATCTGTAACCTCTTCAACCTCATTTATAAAAGTTTCTTACAGCAGCGAATCGATTACTCGGGGCACCATCAATGTAGATATCGTCCCAGACGCTACTTTGGGACCATTAAATGCGTTTATTACAGTTTTTTCTACAAGCAAATCAAAGCCTTTTTATTATGTACCTGTCATAGGTAATATTGTAGGGGATATTATAACTAACCCAGGCAAACTCAATTTTGGTATCATTAAAAAAGGGATAACGCAGTCACATTTTACAGTATCCGTATCTTCACAGCATGGCAAAGCATTTAAAATAACCGGAATTGAGATTAAACCGAACATATTAAAAATTACCTCCGCAAAACAGAATGATGAAAAATATAGGTTGAATGTCTTTTTAAAACCGGGTCTGCGGGCCGGCATGATTAAGGGGAATATTACTCTTTATACGACGTTGAATACGATGCGTAAGGTTGAAATTCCATTTAATGGTTTTGTTATAAACAAATAA